The following are encoded together in the Synchiropus splendidus isolate RoL2022-P1 chromosome 7, RoL_Sspl_1.0, whole genome shotgun sequence genome:
- the mmab gene encoding corrinoid adenosyltransferase codes for MFKSRLRPGQTHQRRGEHQPNGVIQSATRVVHHFSNKPIRGGYTTEEESRIPKIYTKTGDKGFSSTFTGERRPKEDHVFEALGNTDELSSAIGLAREFCLDKGHTFTYQLDKIQCVLQDLGSNIATPRSSARESHTKRTKFSGQPITELESWIDSFTEELPPLTNFIIPSGGKSSAALHVARTVCRRAERSVAPIVRSGEADPDVAKFLNRLSDYLFTLARYAAMKEGCEEKIYKRPE; via the exons ATGTTTAAATCCAGACTTCGGCCAGGACAG acacatcAGAGGCGGGGCGAACATCAGCCAAACGGCGTCATCCAATCAGCAACACGTGTTGTTCACCACTTCTCCAACAAGCCAATCAGAGGCGG TTACACGACAGAAGAAGAAAGTAGAATTCCAAAAATATACACCAAAACTGGAGACAAAG GTTTCTCCAGCACATTCACTGGAGAGAGAAGACCAAAAGAAGATCATGTTTTTGAAGCACTGGGGAACACAGATGAACTGTCGTCAGCTATTGG TCTGGCCCGAGAGTTCTGCCTTGACAAGGGTCACACGTTCACTTATCAGCTGGATAAG ATTCAGTGTGTCCTCCAGGACCTTGGCTCAAACATTGCCACACCTCGATCATCAGCAAGAGAAAGCCATACAA AAAGGACCAAATTCAGCGGGCAGCCAATCACTGAGCTGGAAAGTTGGATTGACTCTTTCACTGAGGAGCTGCCTCCACTAACCAACTTCATTATACCT TCGGGAGGTAAAAGCAGCGCAGCTTTGCATGTGGCCAGGACAGTCTGTCGCAGAGCAGAGCGCAG TGTTGCTCCGATTGTGCGTTCAGGAGAGGCAGATCCAGATGTTGCCAAGTTTTTAAACCG GTTAAGCGACTATCTCTTCACGTTGGCGAGGTATGCAGCGATGAAAGAAGGCTGCGAGGAGAAAATCTACAAGAGGCCGGAATGA
- the mvk gene encoding mevalonate kinase isoform X1: MFVRDLIVSAPGKAILHGEHAVVHGKVALAVSLNLRTYLKLKSTNNGKVCVCLPNINTFLSWDLKDLKKILTHSSDKRAEVKRLDTELVKRIHEFVGVTNGNLDTCNMATLSFLYIYLSLFGAGELPGVTMSVWSELPTGAGLGSSAAYSVCLAAALLSASGAISSQLKEGDHTGRWSQEDLELINSWAFQGEMIIHGNPSGVDNAVGTWGGMLRFLAGKIIPLSRVPLLRILLTNTKVPRSTKVLVAKVKDKINKFPSIMNPLLDSVDAVSCTCEKVLVEMTCEPITGEHYSILEELIDINQHHLNVMGVGHPALDVLCRVTLARGLHSKLTGAGGGGCGITLLRPETDSSVVQSTVQELKDCGFDCWETSIGGPGVQEHSPLSVKQDIVRILDSY; the protein is encoded by the exons ATGTTCGTTCGTGATTTGATCGTGTCCGCCCCAGGAAAAGCGATCCTTCACGGCGAACATGCGGTGGTGCACGGGAAG GTGGCCCTTGCTGTCAGTTTAAATCTACGGACATATTTGAAGCTAAAATCCACCAATAATGGGAAAGTCTGCGTTTGCCTCCCCAATATCAACACATTCCTCTCCTGGGACCTGAAAGACCTAAAAAAGATTCTTACACATTCCTCTG ATAAGAGGGCGGAGGTGAAACGCTTGGATACTGAACTTGTGAAGCGAATACACGAGTTTGTTGGTGTGACAAATGGAAACCTGGATACTTGCAATATGGCCACTTTATCTTTCCTCTACATCTACCTCTCCCTGTTTGGAGCTGG TGAGCTACCCGGTGTGACGATGTCTGTGTGGTCAGAGCTGCCCACTGGAGCCGGGCTGGGATCCAGTGCTGCCTACTCGGTGTGTTTGGCGGCCGCTCTGCTGAGTGCAAGTGGAGCCATTTCATCCCAGCTGAAGGAGGGTGACCACACTGGAAG GTGGAGTCAGGAGGACCTGGAGCTGATCAACAGCTGGGCGTTCCAAGGAGAGATGATCATCCACGGTAATCCATCCGGAGTAGACAACGCTGTCGGGACATGGG GCGGCATGCTGAGGTTCCTGGCTGGGAAGATAATTCCACTGAGCAG AGTGCCGTTGTTAAGAATCCTGCTCACAAACACCAAAGTTCCACGCAGCACCAAGGTACTAGTTGCCAAGGTGAAGGACAAAATTAACAAG TTTCCTTCCATCATGAACCCCCTGCTGGACTCTGTGGATGCGGTTTCCTGCACTTGTGAGAAAGTCCTGGTGGAGATGACCTGTGAGCCCATCACAGGAGAGCACTACAGTATTTTGGAG GAGCTCATTGACATCAACCAGCACCATCTGAATGTGATGGGAGTGGGCCATCCCGCCCTGGATGTGCTGTGCCGCGTGACGCTCGCGAGAGGGCTCCACAGCAAGCTGACCGGGGCTGGAGGTGGAGGCTGCGGCATCACTCTCCTCAGACCAG AAACCGACTCCTCTGTTGTTCAGAGCACAGTTCAGGAATTGAAAGACTGCGGCTTTGACTGTTGGGAGACCAGCATTGGCGGACCAGGGGTCCAGGAACATTCCCCTCTCTCTGTTAAGCAGGATATTGTGAGAATACTTGACAGTTATTGA
- the mvk gene encoding mevalonate kinase isoform X3 yields the protein MIIHGNPSGVDNAVGTWGGMLRFLAGKIIPLSRVPLLRILLTNTKVPRSTKVLVAKVKDKINKFPSIMNPLLDSVDAVSCTCEKVLVEMTCEPITGEHYSILEELIDINQHHLNVMGVGHPALDVLCRVTLARGLHSKLTGAGGGGCGITLLRPETDSSVVQSTVQELKDCGFDCWETSIGGPGVQEHSPLSVKQDIVRILDSY from the exons ATGATCATCCACGGTAATCCATCCGGAGTAGACAACGCTGTCGGGACATGGG GCGGCATGCTGAGGTTCCTGGCTGGGAAGATAATTCCACTGAGCAG AGTGCCGTTGTTAAGAATCCTGCTCACAAACACCAAAGTTCCACGCAGCACCAAGGTACTAGTTGCCAAGGTGAAGGACAAAATTAACAAG TTTCCTTCCATCATGAACCCCCTGCTGGACTCTGTGGATGCGGTTTCCTGCACTTGTGAGAAAGTCCTGGTGGAGATGACCTGTGAGCCCATCACAGGAGAGCACTACAGTATTTTGGAG GAGCTCATTGACATCAACCAGCACCATCTGAATGTGATGGGAGTGGGCCATCCCGCCCTGGATGTGCTGTGCCGCGTGACGCTCGCGAGAGGGCTCCACAGCAAGCTGACCGGGGCTGGAGGTGGAGGCTGCGGCATCACTCTCCTCAGACCAG AAACCGACTCCTCTGTTGTTCAGAGCACAGTTCAGGAATTGAAAGACTGCGGCTTTGACTGTTGGGAGACCAGCATTGGCGGACCAGGGGTCCAGGAACATTCCCCTCTCTCTGTTAAGCAGGATATTGTGAGAATACTTGACAGTTATTGA
- the mvk gene encoding mevalonate kinase isoform X2, which produces MSVWSELPTGAGLGSSAAYSVCLAAALLSASGAISSQLKEGDHTGRWSQEDLELINSWAFQGEMIIHGNPSGVDNAVGTWGGMLRFLAGKIIPLSRVPLLRILLTNTKVPRSTKVLVAKVKDKINKFPSIMNPLLDSVDAVSCTCEKVLVEMTCEPITGEHYSILEELIDINQHHLNVMGVGHPALDVLCRVTLARGLHSKLTGAGGGGCGITLLRPETDSSVVQSTVQELKDCGFDCWETSIGGPGVQEHSPLSVKQDIVRILDSY; this is translated from the exons ATGTCTGTGTGGTCAGAGCTGCCCACTGGAGCCGGGCTGGGATCCAGTGCTGCCTACTCGGTGTGTTTGGCGGCCGCTCTGCTGAGTGCAAGTGGAGCCATTTCATCCCAGCTGAAGGAGGGTGACCACACTGGAAG GTGGAGTCAGGAGGACCTGGAGCTGATCAACAGCTGGGCGTTCCAAGGAGAGATGATCATCCACGGTAATCCATCCGGAGTAGACAACGCTGTCGGGACATGGG GCGGCATGCTGAGGTTCCTGGCTGGGAAGATAATTCCACTGAGCAG AGTGCCGTTGTTAAGAATCCTGCTCACAAACACCAAAGTTCCACGCAGCACCAAGGTACTAGTTGCCAAGGTGAAGGACAAAATTAACAAG TTTCCTTCCATCATGAACCCCCTGCTGGACTCTGTGGATGCGGTTTCCTGCACTTGTGAGAAAGTCCTGGTGGAGATGACCTGTGAGCCCATCACAGGAGAGCACTACAGTATTTTGGAG GAGCTCATTGACATCAACCAGCACCATCTGAATGTGATGGGAGTGGGCCATCCCGCCCTGGATGTGCTGTGCCGCGTGACGCTCGCGAGAGGGCTCCACAGCAAGCTGACCGGGGCTGGAGGTGGAGGCTGCGGCATCACTCTCCTCAGACCAG AAACCGACTCCTCTGTTGTTCAGAGCACAGTTCAGGAATTGAAAGACTGCGGCTTTGACTGTTGGGAGACCAGCATTGGCGGACCAGGGGTCCAGGAACATTCCCCTCTCTCTGTTAAGCAGGATATTGTGAGAATACTTGACAGTTATTGA